The following proteins are co-located in the Flectobacillus major DSM 103 genome:
- a CDS encoding DUF6671 family protein, whose protein sequence is MAMELADIDLAIASEGSFGVHPSLFFVHADDEILLFIDKKNGLEIIVREISTNTNFNRATITNQKDFESFVNVVRFPSHGVILRKSEHDFTDIEKGISDWSRLWQTYHYFMKQYGSVYVETDMRAMYNPTRMTVIESATQKLVSKIGSYCPACGTPGFGITDIEEGLPCQLCQLPTRSILSHIYTCQKCFYSNNVKYPNNRFFEDPMYCDTCNP, encoded by the coding sequence ATGGCAATGGAACTGGCCGATATTGATTTGGCAATAGCAAGTGAAGGTTCTTTTGGAGTACATCCATCGTTATTTTTTGTTCATGCAGATGATGAAATTTTACTATTTATTGACAAAAAGAATGGACTAGAAATTATTGTTCGAGAAATAAGTACCAATACCAACTTCAATAGGGCAACGATTACTAACCAAAAAGACTTTGAGTCTTTTGTTAATGTAGTACGATTTCCTTCTCATGGTGTCATCTTGAGAAAATCAGAACATGATTTTACTGACATAGAAAAAGGCATTTCAGACTGGAGTAGACTATGGCAGACTTACCACTATTTTATGAAGCAATATGGCAGCGTTTATGTCGAAACAGACATGAGGGCAATGTACAATCCTACCCGAATGACAGTAATAGAAAGTGCGACTCAAAAGCTTGTCTCTAAAATAGGCTCATATTGCCCCGCATGTGGCACCCCAGGGTTTGGTATTACCGATATTGAAGAGGGGCTTCCTTGCCAGCTTTGTCAATTGCCGACACGTTCTATTTTGAGTCATATTTATACCTGTCAAAAATGTTTTTATTCAAATAATGTCAAGTATCCCAACAACAGGTTTTTTGAAGACCCAATGTATTGCGATACCTGTAACCCATAA
- a CDS encoding hybrid sensor histidine kinase/response regulator transcription factor: MKNLLTTLSGLLLCLACMGQAVPYYFKNYKVLDGLSGNATHDIIQDKKGFIWIASRNGLNRFDGNSFKIFRNKQGDSTSLGSNSVASLYEDEQETLWIGTHKGIYLYNPISDRFAPFKPIPSGDVRMIRGDKQGGIWVISDYQLYRFDRNTGKVQLFPWGNNIVSVHISQLGKVWIATNNGIMRCYNSKTDSFLEYNISGLTGGKEIFTNMVIHSVADSAMLIGNMKRVWLFNYKTGKIADISEQTGQKEGIHLHAIFENNGQYWLGSESGLFILDLKRKKMNYITKEKYNPYSITDNIINAIFKDREGGIWISTQFGGINYYSSEFNRFQKYFPQPTNSISGNLIHEICMDKYGKLWIGTEDAGLNQLDLKTGRFKSFLPDGKKGSISYRNLHGLVADGDYLWIGTYEHGLDVMDLKTNKVVRHYTANSPHSFGSNFIVTLYKTRESDILVGTWSGLYKYNRDSDDFSRIEFFNTQIQSIHQDSQGTLWVASYGRGIFYFNPKTNKKGRIQYIAGNTNGLLDNYINSLYQSKNGDFWFCTEHGLSRYNDMTRKFKNYRIENGLLDNQVFRVLEDDMGNFWISTSRGLCMLDDKTGKFTYYNEANGLPSEQFNYNSSYKNKDGMLFFGTVAGMISFKPDSFVKNTYIPPVYITGIQANGQGLSIGDKNSPLTSSPIHTARIKLPHDRSSLSFDIAALSYVTPTMNSYKYQMVGLDNQWYNLTSQRKISFSKLPPGHYVLRIQGSNNDHIWNTRETRLNIDIMPPWWTSVWAYMFYVTFAAVITVILLRYYHLAVGEKSKREIEAIEIGKEREIYNAKIDFFTNIAHEIRTPLTLIKMPLDKLLSDQSVNPETFANLNMINKNANRLIDLTNQLLDFRKAEANNFSLNFTKTDINELLSDVFATFRPAAEQKKLAYKMELPRITLHAYVDIEACKKVISNLINNAVKYADNTVKVKLLPFSSDDLLFHIEFTNDGLIIGNENKDKIFEPFYRLDANQKQEGTGIGLPLARSLAELHKGKVELHYRNEQQNTFLLSLPIHQDYEMDLKGDTDDIPTEIFHNETNDSVDSGKPIILIAEDNVEILNYLSRELSVSYHVMRALDGKQAVEILEQENVQLVISDIMMPIMDGIELCKRIKTDVQFSHIPIIFLTAKNSINSKIEGLEVGADAYIEKPFSLDHLAAQITNLINNRNIIKEFFARSPLTHIKGIAFSTADKQFLEQLHAIIAERIADTNLDVDLLSSMMNMSRPTLYRKIKGISDLKPNELINLSRLKKAAELLAENKYKINEVADMVGYSIPTNFSRDFQKQFGISPSAYVSKLQNQTL, encoded by the coding sequence GTGAAAAATCTTCTTACTACGCTTAGTGGTTTACTACTTTGTCTGGCTTGTATGGGGCAGGCTGTTCCGTATTATTTCAAAAACTACAAGGTTTTGGATGGCCTATCGGGCAATGCAACCCATGATATTATTCAGGATAAAAAGGGCTTTATTTGGATTGCTAGTCGCAATGGACTCAACCGTTTTGATGGTAACTCTTTCAAAATCTTTAGAAATAAGCAAGGCGATTCGACTAGCCTAGGTAGTAATTCGGTAGCTTCATTGTATGAGGACGAACAAGAAACGTTATGGATTGGTACACATAAGGGGATTTATCTTTATAATCCTATCTCAGACCGATTTGCTCCCTTCAAGCCGATTCCGTCGGGGGATGTTCGTATGATTCGTGGAGATAAACAAGGAGGAATCTGGGTTATTTCCGATTATCAGCTATACCGATTTGATAGAAATACTGGCAAAGTTCAGTTATTTCCTTGGGGTAATAATATCGTTTCGGTTCATATTTCTCAACTTGGTAAGGTGTGGATTGCCACTAACAATGGTATTATGAGGTGTTATAACTCAAAAACAGACAGCTTTTTGGAGTATAATATTTCGGGCTTGACGGGTGGAAAAGAAATATTTACCAATATGGTTATTCACTCTGTTGCAGACTCAGCTATGCTAATCGGAAATATGAAGCGTGTTTGGCTATTTAATTACAAAACTGGTAAAATCGCTGATATTTCTGAGCAAACAGGACAAAAAGAGGGTATTCATCTTCATGCTATATTTGAAAACAATGGTCAATACTGGCTTGGCTCAGAATCAGGACTTTTTATTTTAGACCTTAAAAGGAAAAAAATGAATTATATTACCAAAGAAAAATATAATCCCTATTCGATTACCGATAATATTATCAATGCCATATTTAAAGACAGAGAGGGCGGAATTTGGATTAGTACACAGTTTGGGGGTATTAATTATTATTCTTCTGAATTTAACCGTTTTCAAAAGTATTTTCCACAACCTACCAACAGCATTAGCGGAAACCTGATTCATGAAATTTGTATGGATAAGTATGGCAAACTTTGGATTGGTACCGAAGATGCTGGCCTCAATCAGTTGGATTTGAAAACAGGGAGATTCAAATCTTTTCTGCCAGATGGTAAAAAAGGAAGTATTTCTTATCGAAACTTGCATGGACTAGTAGCCGACGGCGATTATTTATGGATTGGCACTTACGAGCATGGACTAGATGTAATGGATTTGAAAACTAATAAAGTTGTTCGGCATTATACCGCAAACTCACCACATTCTTTTGGTAGTAATTTCATCGTAACGCTATACAAAACCCGCGAGTCTGATATTCTGGTGGGTACTTGGTCGGGCTTGTACAAATACAATCGCGATTCTGACGATTTTTCTCGAATAGAGTTTTTCAATACTCAAATCCAAAGTATTCATCAAGATTCACAAGGAACACTTTGGGTAGCAAGTTATGGACGAGGAATATTTTATTTTAACCCCAAAACTAACAAAAAAGGTAGAATACAATACATTGCGGGTAATACCAATGGGCTGTTAGACAACTATATCAATAGTCTGTATCAAAGTAAAAATGGAGATTTTTGGTTTTGTACCGAACACGGGCTTTCGAGGTACAATGATATGACAAGAAAATTCAAAAACTATCGTATCGAAAATGGGCTTTTAGATAATCAGGTTTTTCGTGTGCTAGAAGACGATATGGGTAATTTCTGGATATCTACATCCAGAGGTTTGTGTATGCTAGATGACAAAACAGGAAAATTTACTTATTATAATGAAGCCAACGGACTTCCCAGTGAGCAGTTCAACTACAATTCTTCTTACAAAAATAAAGATGGCATGTTGTTTTTTGGCACTGTAGCAGGAATGATTAGTTTTAAACCCGATTCATTTGTCAAGAATACTTATATACCGCCCGTGTATATCACGGGGATTCAGGCCAATGGTCAAGGGCTTTCGATAGGAGATAAAAACTCGCCCCTCACTAGTTCACCGATTCATACAGCACGAATCAAGCTACCCCACGACCGTTCGAGCTTGAGCTTTGATATTGCAGCCCTTAGCTATGTTACTCCAACAATGAATAGCTATAAATATCAGATGGTAGGGCTTGATAATCAGTGGTATAATCTAACAAGCCAGAGGAAAATTTCGTTTTCTAAACTACCGCCGGGTCATTATGTGTTAAGAATTCAAGGGTCGAACAACGACCATATTTGGAATACCCGTGAAACAAGGCTGAATATCGACATTATGCCTCCGTGGTGGACATCTGTTTGGGCTTATATGTTTTATGTAACTTTTGCTGCTGTTATTACCGTTATTCTATTGAGGTATTACCATTTGGCAGTAGGTGAGAAAAGTAAACGAGAAATAGAAGCCATAGAAATTGGAAAAGAACGCGAGATTTATAATGCCAAAATAGATTTTTTTACAAACATTGCCCACGAAATTAGAACACCTCTAACATTGATTAAAATGCCGCTCGACAAGCTGCTGTCAGACCAAAGTGTTAACCCTGAAACATTTGCAAATTTGAATATGATTAATAAAAATGCCAATCGCCTTATTGACCTTACCAATCAGTTGTTAGATTTCCGAAAAGCAGAGGCGAACAATTTTAGTTTGAATTTCACCAAAACAGATATCAATGAGCTTCTTAGTGATGTTTTTGCTACCTTCAGGCCCGCAGCTGAACAGAAGAAGTTAGCCTATAAAATGGAACTTCCCAGAATAACCCTACATGCTTATGTAGATATTGAAGCCTGCAAAAAAGTTATCAGTAATCTAATCAATAATGCAGTTAAATATGCCGATAATACGGTTAAAGTAAAGCTTTTGCCTTTTAGTAGCGATGACCTGCTTTTTCATATTGAGTTTACCAACGATGGACTCATCATTGGTAACGAAAATAAAGACAAAATTTTTGAACCATTTTATCGATTAGATGCTAATCAAAAACAAGAAGGTACTGGTATTGGCCTTCCGTTAGCACGTTCGCTGGCCGAGCTTCATAAAGGTAAAGTAGAATTACATTATAGAAACGAGCAGCAGAATACTTTCCTGCTATCATTACCTATTCATCAGGATTATGAGATGGATTTGAAGGGCGATACCGATGATATTCCAACAGAAATCTTTCATAATGAAACCAATGACTCTGTAGATTCTGGAAAACCAATCATTCTGATTGCCGAAGATAATGTCGAAATCCTTAATTACCTGAGCCGTGAACTGAGTGTTTCTTACCATGTTATGCGGGCTTTGGATGGCAAGCAGGCCGTTGAGATATTGGAGCAAGAAAACGTACAGTTGGTCATTAGTGACATTATGATGCCTATCATGGACGGTATCGAACTTTGTAAAAGAATAAAAACGGATGTGCAGTTTAGCCATATTCCAATTATTTTTTTGACGGCAAAAAATTCTATCAATTCAAAGATTGAAGGATTGGAAGTAGGGGCAGATGCCTATATCGAAAAACCTTTTTCGCTCGACCACCTTGCCGCCCAAATCACAAACCTGATTAATAATCGAAATATTATTAAAGAGTTTTTTGCCCGCTCGCCACTGACACATATTAAAGGAATTGCATTTTCAACAGCCGATAAGCAGTTTTTGGAGCAGCTACACGCTATTATTGCCGAGCGAATTGCCGATACTAATCTGGACGTAGACTTACTGTCGTCTATGATGAATATGAGCCGCCCTACCTTATACCGAAAAATCAAGGGAATATCTGACTTGAAACCCAACGAGCTGATTAATTTATCTCGCTTGAAAAAAGCCGCAGAATTGCTGGCCGAAAATAAGTATAAAATCAACGAAGTGGCTGATATGGTGGGTTATAGTATTCCGACCAACTTTTCCAGAGATTTTCAAAAACAATTTGGCATTAGTCCGTCTGCTTATGTAAGTAAGCTACAAAATCAGACTCTATAA
- a CDS encoding phage integrase SAM-like domain-containing protein, whose protein sequence is MEIRFCPDGKKPNAKGLVNLKVGIHLEGFKPIWAAAGIQVPAETFNTDIQLCLESKHNKLMPLGLYNDKISNARKKLEAIKMAFEYERVEYSPEDILEHFKNPCNKPITFLALIEKTLNEYSITLEPNTLRSHQSTARNIREYLFTSNQSAMLASKINNDFLRRMDYYFRNDHVPKSYTHGEKMKSTSVEKIIKFVKKVIAFGVDSQILHSKSRYQ, encoded by the coding sequence ATGGAAATCCGTTTCTGTCCAGATGGTAAGAAACCCAATGCCAAAGGACTCGTTAATTTAAAAGTAGGTATCCATTTAGAAGGCTTTAAGCCTATTTGGGCCGCAGCGGGTATACAAGTACCAGCCGAAACTTTTAATACCGATATTCAATTATGCTTAGAATCTAAGCATAATAAGTTAATGCCCCTTGGCCTCTACAATGATAAAATATCAAACGCTCGCAAAAAGCTAGAAGCAATAAAGATGGCTTTTGAATATGAAAGAGTAGAGTATTCACCAGAGGATATACTTGAACATTTCAAAAATCCATGTAATAAACCAATAACTTTTCTTGCATTAATAGAAAAAACCTTGAACGAATACTCTATTACACTAGAACCTAATACGCTTCGTAGTCATCAATCTACAGCCCGTAATATTAGAGAATACCTATTTACATCCAATCAATCAGCCATGCTAGCCAGTAAGATAAATAATGATTTTCTAAGGCGAATGGATTATTACTTTAGAAATGACCATGTACCTAAATCCTATACACATGGTGAAAAAATGAAATCCACCTCAGTAGAAAAAATTATCAAATTTGTCAAAAAGGTTATTGCCTTTGGAGTTGACAGCCAAATTTTACATTCAAAAAGTAGATACCAATGA
- a CDS encoding NADP-dependent isocitrate dehydrogenase gives MTKITVAKGDGIGPEIMDATLEIILAAGAKIEVEEIEVGEKVYLSGNTSGIAPESWETIRRNKIFLKAPITTPQGGGYKSLNVTTRKFLGLYANVRPCTSLHPFVSTKHPIMDIVIIRENEEDLYAGIEHQQTDEVVQCLKLISRPGCEKIVRYAFEYAKQQNRKKVTCFTKDNIMKQTDGLFHQVFDEIAKEYPEIENEHWIIDIGAAKMADTPEAFDVIVMPNLYGDVLSDVAAQITGSVGLAGSANIGEECSMFEAIHGSAPRRAGQNLANPSGLLQGAIMMLNHIGQTTVAEKVQNAWLKTLEDGIHTYDIFKEGISQQKVGTKEFAKAVIANLGNKPATLKPVSYANNSALNLPKYKRKLPATKELVGVDLFVHWNGTDPDELATKIKTIESNGVELTMITNRGIKVWPDGFKETFCTDHWRCRFKPSKNTTIHKTDIIELLSRGDANQIDIIKTENLYAFDGKAAYSLGQGQ, from the coding sequence ATGACAAAAATAACAGTTGCAAAAGGCGATGGAATTGGTCCTGAGATAATGGACGCTACTTTGGAAATCATTCTGGCAGCAGGAGCCAAAATAGAAGTTGAAGAAATAGAAGTTGGCGAAAAAGTGTACTTGTCGGGCAACACATCGGGTATTGCTCCCGAATCGTGGGAAACAATCAGACGCAATAAAATATTCTTAAAAGCTCCAATCACAACACCACAAGGAGGAGGATATAAAAGCTTGAATGTTACTACACGTAAATTTCTTGGCTTATATGCCAACGTACGGCCTTGTACGAGCTTGCACCCTTTTGTAAGTACCAAACACCCAATCATGGATATTGTGATTATACGAGAAAACGAAGAAGACTTGTATGCAGGTATTGAACATCAGCAAACCGATGAGGTAGTACAATGTCTAAAACTAATAAGCAGACCAGGCTGCGAAAAAATTGTTCGCTATGCTTTTGAATATGCCAAACAACAAAATCGTAAAAAAGTAACCTGCTTTACCAAAGATAATATCATGAAACAAACAGATGGTTTGTTTCACCAAGTGTTTGATGAAATTGCGAAAGAATACCCCGAAATAGAAAACGAGCATTGGATTATAGATATAGGTGCTGCAAAAATGGCAGATACCCCCGAAGCTTTTGATGTGATTGTAATGCCCAACTTATACGGCGATGTACTCAGCGATGTAGCTGCTCAGATTACAGGTTCGGTTGGTTTGGCTGGTTCGGCCAATATTGGCGAAGAATGCTCTATGTTTGAAGCAATTCATGGCTCAGCACCAAGAAGAGCTGGACAAAATTTAGCAAATCCTTCGGGGCTGTTGCAAGGAGCTATTATGATGTTGAATCATATTGGACAAACCACCGTTGCAGAAAAAGTACAAAATGCGTGGCTCAAAACCTTGGAAGACGGTATTCATACCTATGATATTTTTAAGGAAGGAATTAGCCAGCAAAAGGTCGGAACAAAAGAATTTGCTAAGGCCGTAATAGCTAATCTTGGCAATAAGCCTGCTACTCTCAAGCCTGTTTCTTATGCCAATAATTCGGCCTTGAACCTACCAAAATACAAGCGTAAGCTCCCTGCCACAAAAGAATTAGTGGGTGTTGACCTATTTGTTCATTGGAATGGAACAGACCCAGACGAACTAGCAACCAAAATAAAAACTATTGAAAGCAATGGCGTTGAGCTCACAATGATTACCAATAGAGGTATTAAGGTATGGCCTGACGGATTCAAAGAAACATTTTGTACCGACCATTGGAGATGTCGTTTTAAGCCTAGCAAAAATACAACTATTCATAAAACCGATATTATTGAGCTATTGTCAAGGGGGGATGCCAACCAGATTGATATTATCAAAACAGAAAATCTTTATGCTTTTGATGGAAAAGCCGCTTACTCTTTAGGTCAAGGACAATAA
- a CDS encoding helix-turn-helix domain-containing protein codes for MEHVKASGFSIQSYTDEHREKIDESLVSLRFMKEVDTLLDYKNLSNRDLASKLGCSESYISQLMTGVKKINTSFINKLEKKLDVKVDFRFFLKKEECYLQSLPKSVNVSISLDKGFHPAQPIECFVSVNSPTTERVLDLDRDTYKKY; via the coding sequence ATGGAACACGTAAAAGCTTCTGGATTCTCTATTCAATCATATACAGATGAACATCGAGAAAAAATTGATGAGTCTTTAGTAAGTTTAAGGTTTATGAAAGAAGTAGACACCTTGCTAGATTATAAAAATCTAAGCAATAGGGATTTAGCTTCAAAATTGGGTTGCTCGGAATCTTATATAAGTCAATTGATGACTGGAGTAAAAAAAATAAATACTTCCTTCATTAATAAACTTGAGAAAAAATTAGATGTTAAGGTTGACTTTAGATTCTTTCTCAAGAAAGAAGAATGCTATTTACAGTCATTACCAAAGTCAGTTAACGTATCTATATCTTTAGATAAAGGCTTTCACCCAGCACAACCAATTGAATGCTTTGTATCAGTCAACAGCCCTACTACAGAAAGGGTTTTAGACTTAGATAGAGATACATATAAAAAATACTAG
- a CDS encoding M14 metallopeptidase family protein, with translation MQKNTFINFLFFLLLCGGLQAQITQSPEEFLKFKKGERFLRHHQVVSYYEYVAAQNPSQVKLIQYGATNEGRPLLAAVVASPENFAALEEIRTNNLKAIGLLDGKPTARKQPAIAWMSYNVHGNESCGTNTAPFVIHELLNPNNARSKAILANTVVILDPSINPDGYDRYANWYNQKVGAKFNANPAALEHQEPWPGGRFNHYIFDLNRDWAWQVQKESQERMALYRQWMPQLHADFHEQGVESPYYFSPAAKPYHEDITAWQREFQRIIGDYNKKDFDKNGWLYFSKERFDLLYPSYGDTYPTYNGAFGMTYEQGGSGRAGLGIAKRDGDTLTLKQRIDHHFSTSFACLDAISANSDKAVTEFYKFHEQTQKSPVGPYKSYVIKTKGEEARVKEFLAYLDKEGFQYGTAGKDYLANGYSYVEDKAVSFKIEPEDVVLNLYQPRSLFLKILLEPKTMVEDSLTYDITSWSLPYAYGLKAYALKEKLTPNGKVNLANSITKAERPYAYLARWQSFADLKFLSNIMQRGIKVRNAAKSFEIENQTYPAGTLVITRTGNERLGDKFDQILVEEATKLQVNLGAVSTGMASKGSDFGSENVTYLKMPKIATIAGEGISTTGFGEVWHFFDQQIQYPLTVLGENTLGNTNLAQFDVLILAPGNYGKILTDGTLNKIKDWIRAGGKLIAIETSLKALAGKDGFDLKTKEDDKKKESDESKLKIYGNAERESISEDTPGSIYRVTLDTTHPLAFGYSNTYFSLVLEGTGYQYLSDGWNVGVTKSKDLVAGFAGVKAQEKLKNALIFGAQEMGRGNIIYLANNPLFRGFWQNGKLLFGNAVFVVGN, from the coding sequence ATGCAAAAAAATACTTTCATCAACTTTTTGTTCTTCCTGCTCCTTTGTGGCGGCCTCCAAGCCCAAATAACGCAGTCGCCTGAGGAATTTTTGAAATTTAAAAAAGGTGAACGTTTCCTAAGACATCACCAAGTAGTGAGCTACTACGAATATGTGGCGGCTCAGAATCCTTCTCAAGTGAAACTTATTCAGTATGGAGCTACCAACGAGGGCCGTCCTTTGTTGGCGGCGGTTGTGGCTTCGCCCGAAAACTTTGCTGCTTTGGAAGAAATCCGTACCAATAACTTGAAGGCTATTGGTTTGCTCGATGGAAAACCTACTGCTCGAAAACAACCCGCTATTGCTTGGATGAGCTACAATGTGCATGGTAACGAATCTTGTGGTACTAATACCGCTCCGTTTGTAATTCATGAATTGCTTAATCCTAATAATGCTAGAAGTAAGGCTATTTTGGCTAATACTGTCGTGATTCTCGACCCTTCTATCAACCCCGATGGCTACGACCGCTATGCCAACTGGTACAACCAAAAGGTAGGTGCTAAGTTTAATGCCAATCCTGCGGCTCTCGAACATCAAGAGCCTTGGCCGGGTGGACGTTTTAACCACTATATTTTTGACCTTAACCGTGACTGGGCATGGCAGGTACAAAAAGAATCGCAAGAAAGAATGGCTTTGTATCGTCAGTGGATGCCACAGTTGCATGCCGACTTTCACGAGCAAGGGGTAGAGTCGCCTTATTATTTCTCGCCTGCAGCTAAGCCTTATCATGAGGACATTACAGCTTGGCAGCGTGAGTTCCAAAGGATTATTGGAGATTATAATAAAAAGGATTTTGATAAAAATGGTTGGTTATATTTCTCTAAAGAGCGTTTTGACTTACTTTATCCTTCTTATGGTGACACCTACCCTACTTATAATGGTGCTTTTGGTATGACATACGAACAGGGTGGTTCGGGACGTGCTGGCTTGGGAATAGCCAAACGTGATGGCGATACACTTACGCTTAAACAAAGAATTGACCATCATTTTAGTACGTCTTTTGCTTGTTTAGATGCTATCTCGGCCAATTCGGACAAGGCGGTTACTGAGTTTTATAAATTTCATGAGCAAACACAAAAAAGCCCTGTAGGGCCTTATAAATCGTATGTTATCAAAACCAAAGGTGAAGAGGCTCGTGTAAAAGAGTTTTTGGCTTATCTTGATAAAGAGGGCTTCCAATATGGTACTGCTGGAAAAGACTATTTGGCCAATGGCTATAGCTATGTTGAAGACAAAGCTGTTTCGTTTAAAATCGAGCCTGAAGATGTTGTCTTAAACCTTTATCAGCCTCGTTCTTTGTTCTTAAAAATCTTGTTAGAACCAAAAACGATGGTCGAAGATTCTTTGACTTACGATATTACGTCGTGGTCGTTGCCGTATGCTTATGGGTTAAAGGCCTATGCTTTGAAAGAAAAATTAACACCTAATGGAAAAGTAAATCTCGCTAATTCTATTACCAAGGCCGAGCGTCCTTACGCTTATTTGGCTAGATGGCAGTCTTTTGCAGACCTAAAATTCTTATCGAATATCATGCAAAGGGGCATTAAGGTACGTAATGCAGCCAAGTCGTTTGAAATTGAAAACCAAACGTATCCCGCAGGAACGCTAGTGATTACACGTACAGGAAATGAACGCCTCGGAGATAAGTTTGACCAAATTTTAGTTGAGGAAGCTACCAAGCTTCAGGTAAATCTTGGGGCTGTTAGTACGGGTATGGCTAGCAAGGGGTCAGATTTTGGCTCGGAAAATGTTACCTATTTGAAAATGCCAAAAATTGCAACGATTGCTGGCGAAGGTATTAGCACAACAGGCTTTGGCGAGGTATGGCATTTCTTTGACCAACAAATTCAGTATCCACTCACTGTCTTGGGTGAAAATACCCTTGGCAATACCAATTTGGCTCAGTTTGATGTATTAATTCTGGCTCCAGGCAATTATGGAAAAATCTTGACAGATGGTACTCTTAATAAAATCAAAGATTGGATTCGTGCTGGTGGAAAGCTTATTGCTATCGAAACTTCGTTGAAGGCTTTGGCTGGAAAAGATGGTTTTGACCTAAAAACCAAAGAGGATGATAAAAAGAAGGAGTCTGACGAAAGCAAACTAAAAATCTATGGCAATGCCGAGCGTGAATCTATTTCGGAAGATACCCCTGGTAGTATTTACCGTGTTACTTTAGACACTACGCATCCTTTGGCTTTTGGTTATAGCAACACTTATTTTAGTTTGGTATTGGAAGGTACTGGCTATCAATATCTTTCTGATGGCTGGAATGTAGGCGTTACCAAGTCTAAAGATTTAGTGGCGGGTTTTGCGGGTGTAAAAGCTCAGGAAAAACTCAAAAACGCCTTGATTTTTGGAGCACAAGAAATGGGACGTGGTAATATCATTTATTTAGCCAATAATCCATTGTTTAGAGGTTTCTGGCAAAATGGTAAACTGTTGTTTGGTAATGCAGTTTTTGTTGTAGGTAACTAA
- a CDS encoding L-threonylcarbamoyladenylate synthase — translation MITTDIKQAVQLLANNEVIGIPTETVYGLAGNAYSNDAIKKIFTLKNRPFYNPLIVHIKSVDFLNDVACDIPDMAIKLAEKFWPGPLTLILKKQPHISDLITSGKETVAIRVPNHPLTLALLAKIPFPLAAPSANPFGSISPTSAQHVASYFNDNLAIILDGGICEKGVESTIVGFDNNQPILYRHGAIAVETLEQVVGKLQTQISNDTKPTAPGMLSRHYAPHTPTFLTNNVAEQLRAFSGKKIGLLLFEKQHLDQHDIHQEILSPTGDLEEAAKNLYAALHRLDGSRLDVIVVEEFPDKGLGKTINDRLNRATKK, via the coding sequence ATGATAACAACCGATATAAAACAAGCTGTACAATTACTCGCCAATAATGAGGTTATCGGTATTCCCACAGAAACGGTTTACGGTCTGGCGGGAAATGCCTATAGTAACGATGCCATCAAAAAAATATTTACCCTCAAAAATAGGCCTTTTTATAACCCTCTAATTGTACATATTAAATCTGTTGATTTTTTGAATGACGTAGCCTGCGATATTCCTGATATGGCTATCAAGCTTGCTGAAAAATTTTGGCCAGGCCCTTTAACTTTAATCTTAAAAAAACAGCCTCATATTTCCGATTTAATAACCTCAGGAAAAGAAACCGTTGCCATTAGAGTTCCCAATCATCCATTAACATTGGCTCTTTTAGCAAAAATACCTTTTCCATTAGCGGCTCCATCGGCCAACCCGTTTGGTTCTATTAGTCCTACAAGTGCCCAGCATGTTGCCAGCTATTTCAATGATAATTTAGCGATAATCCTAGATGGGGGTATCTGCGAAAAAGGTGTCGAATCTACCATTGTAGGTTTTGACAATAACCAGCCAATATTGTATAGACACGGAGCTATTGCTGTAGAAACCCTTGAACAAGTAGTTGGAAAACTCCAAACTCAAATCAGTAACGATACAAAGCCCACAGCACCAGGGATGCTCTCTCGGCATTATGCACCACATACACCAACTTTTCTAACCAACAATGTGGCCGAGCAATTGAGGGCGTTTTCAGGTAAAAAAATAGGTCTTTTATTGTTTGAAAAACAACATCTTGACCAACACGATATTCATCAAGAAATATTATCGCCAACAGGAGATTTGGAAGAAGCTGCCAAAAATCTGTATGCAGCTCTACATCGCCTCGACGGCAGTCGACTAGATGTTATTGTTGTTGAGGAATTTCCTGATAAAGGTTTAGGAAAAACAATCAATGACCGACTGAACAGAGCAACGAAAAAATAA